A stretch of Agelaius phoeniceus isolate bAgePho1 chromosome 30, bAgePho1.hap1, whole genome shotgun sequence DNA encodes these proteins:
- the LOC129131659 gene encoding uncharacterized protein LOC129131659 isoform X2: MNPCTSNDNSPEGGFPSPEGCGGASPAGTARTFGGGAGGAAAARPRERERRPRRGSARVTQRVTERARSAPLPLPAEMPAPGQHSLAAASLVRASRPRERSSQQSPGRAASKGERASAGPASRGRPFSSVWACGRGIAAGASERPAPPRACGKVTRGTPASASVRRRGQQLQGCGRTAPRGPARPHPALSPAAAPALPAARAASGTAPGAPTSACAAGALRTRPGPAHPRAAPPTPAPPRPVRAAEARRERARGPRRCRNRSRYRAGLPRDPGDLRRRSVPGRAGMRLQRALKQGLSLSEPV; encoded by the exons ATGAATCCTTGCACGAGCAACGACAACAGCCCTGAGGGCGGTTTCCCGTCTCCTGAGGGATGCGGCGGGGCCTCGCCCGCGGGCACCGCACGCACCTTtggcggcggggccggagggGCGGCGGCTGCGCGGCCCCGGGAGCGCGAGCGCCGCCCGCGCCGCGGCTCTGCCCGCGTTACGCAACGGGTAACGGAGCGGGCGCGCTCCGCGCCGCTTCCTCTCCCGGCCGAAATGCCGGCGCCGGGGCAGCACTCGCTCGCAGCCGCCTCTTTAGTTCGTGCCTCCCGGCCGAGAGAGCggagcagccagcagagccccggCCGCGCGGCCTCAAAGGGAGAGAGAGCGAGCGCCGGCCCCGCGTCCCGGGGCCGCCCCTTCAGCAGCGTGTGGGCCTGCGGGCGAGGAATTGCCGCCGGAGCGAGCGAGCGGCCGGCGCCCCCTCGGGCCTGCGGCAAGGTGACTCGGGGGACGCCCGCCTCCGCCTCGGTGAGGCGCAGaggacagcagctgcagggctgcggGCGGACAGCGCCGCgaggcccggcccggccccacccggccctgagccccgccgcggccccggcgcTACCTGCCGCCCGCGCTGCCTCCGGTACGGCTCCCGGCGCCCCCACGTCCGCATGCGCGGCGGGAGCGCTGCGCACGCGCCCGGGCCCCGCCCACCCCCGCGCGGCCCCGCCcacccccgccccgccccgcccagTGCGCGCGGCCGAGGCGCGGCGGGAGCGCGCCCGGGGTCCCCGCCGGTGCCGCAACCGGAGCCGGTACCGGGCTGGGCTTCCGAGGGACCCAGGAGACCTGCGGAGGCGTTCAGTGCCTGGCAGAGCCGGGATGAGACTCCAGCGGGCACTAAAG CAAGGACTCAGCCTGTCAGAGCCAGTATGA
- the LOC129131659 gene encoding uncharacterized protein LOC129131659 isoform X3 — translation MRRGLARGHRTHLWRRGRRGGGCAAPGARAPPAPRLCPRYATGNGAGALRAASSPGRNAGAGAALARSRLFSSCLPAERAEQPAEPRPRGLKGRESERRPRVPGPPLQQRVGLRARNCRRSERAAGAPSGLRQGDSGDARLRLGEAQRTAAAGLRADSAARPGPAPPGPEPRRGPGATCRPRCLRYGSRRPHVRMRGGSAAHAPGPRPPPRGPAHPRPAPPSARGRGAAGARPGSPPVPQPEPVPGWASEGPRRPAEAFSAWQSRDETPAGTKARTQPVRASMRLQKALKKKGTTSHLAQP, via the exons ATGCGGCGGGGCCTCGCCCGCGGGCACCGCACGCACCTTtggcggcggggccggagggGCGGCGGCTGCGCGGCCCCGGGAGCGCGAGCGCCGCCCGCGCCGCGGCTCTGCCCGCGTTACGCAACGGGTAACGGAGCGGGCGCGCTCCGCGCCGCTTCCTCTCCCGGCCGAAATGCCGGCGCCGGGGCAGCACTCGCTCGCAGCCGCCTCTTTAGTTCGTGCCTCCCGGCCGAGAGAGCggagcagccagcagagccccggCCGCGCGGCCTCAAAGGGAGAGAGAGCGAGCGCCGGCCCCGCGTCCCGGGGCCGCCCCTTCAGCAGCGTGTGGGCCTGCGGGCGAGGAATTGCCGCCGGAGCGAGCGAGCGGCCGGCGCCCCCTCGGGCCTGCGGCAAGGTGACTCGGGGGACGCCCGCCTCCGCCTCGGTGAGGCGCAGaggacagcagctgcagggctgcggGCGGACAGCGCCGCgaggcccggcccggccccacccggccctgagccccgccgcggccccggcgcTACCTGCCGCCCGCGCTGCCTCCGGTACGGCTCCCGGCGCCCCCACGTCCGCATGCGCGGCGGGAGCGCTGCGCACGCGCCCGGGCCCCGCCCACCCCCGCGCGGCCCCGCCcacccccgccccgccccgcccagTGCGCGCGGCCGAGGCGCGGCGGGAGCGCGCCCGGGGTCCCCGCCGGTGCCGCAACCGGAGCCGGTACCGGGCTGGGCTTCCGAGGGACCCAGGAGACCTGCGGAGGCGTTCAGTGCCTGGCAGAGCCGGGATGAGACTCCAGCGGGCACTAAAG CAAGGACTCAGCCTGTCAGAGCCAGTATGAGACTCCAGAAGGCACTAAAG aagaaaggaacaacttcccaccttgctcagccctga
- the VDAC3 gene encoding non-selective voltage-gated ion channel VDAC3 isoform X2 — MFVQLEFNAVGSSNTDTGKASGSLETKYKDKCHGLTFTQKWNTDNTLGTEICVENKMVDGLKVALDTTFVPNTGKKSGKLKTTYKRDYVHVGCSVDIDLSGPTVYGWAVVGYEGWLAGYQTAFDTAKYKITQRNFALGYKAEDFQLHTNVNDGTEFGGSIYQKVTNKVETSVNLAWTAGSNNTRFGIAGRYQLDEKSSVAAKVNNASLIGIGYTHTLRPGVKLTLSGLIDGKNFAAGGHKLGLAFELEA, encoded by the exons ATGTTTGTCCAGTTG GAATTCAATGCAGTCGGTTCCTCCAACACGGACACGGGCAAGGCTTCGGGCAGTCTGGAGACCAAATACAAGGACAAATGCCATGGGCTTACATTCACTCAGAAGTGGAACACAGATAACACATTGGGAACAGAAATTTGTGTCGAGAATAAA ATGGTTGACGGGTTGAAGGTGGCTCTTGACACTACATTTGTACCAAACACAGG GAAGAAGAGTGGGAAGTTGAAGACCACCTACAAAAGAGATTATGTCCATGTAGGCTGCAGCGTAGACATTGATCTCTCTGGGCCAACTGTTTATGGCTGGGCAGTGGTGGGCTATGAAGGGTGGCTTGCTGGCTACCAGACAGCTTTTGATACAGCCAAGTACAAGATCACACAAAGGAACTTTGCCTTGGGATACAAGGCTGAGGACTTTCAGCTGCACACTAATGT GAACGATGGCACTGAGTTTGGTGGGTCAATTTATCAGAAGGTCACTAATAAGGTGGAGACCTCAGTCAATCTTGCATGGACTGCTGGCAGTAACAACACACGTTTTGGTATTGCTGGAAGGTACCAGCTGGATGAGAAGTCTTCTGTTGCG gCCAAAGTGAACAATGCCAGCCTCATTGGAATTGGTTACACTCACACCCTCCGACCTG GTGTAAAGCTGACACTCTCAGGCTTGATTGATGGCAAGAATTTCGCTGCTGGAGGTCACAAACTCGGGCTGGCATTTGAGCTGGAAGCTTAA
- the LOC129131659 gene encoding uncharacterized protein LOC129131659 isoform X1, with product MNPCTSNDNSPEGGFPSPEGCGGASPAGTARTFGGGAGGAAAARPRERERRPRRGSARVTQRVTERARSAPLPLPAEMPAPGQHSLAAASLVRASRPRERSSQQSPGRAASKGERASAGPASRGRPFSSVWACGRGIAAGASERPAPPRACGKVTRGTPASASVRRRGQQLQGCGRTAPRGPARPHPALSPAAAPALPAARAASGTAPGAPTSACAAGALRTRPGPAHPRAAPPTPAPPRPVRAAEARRERARGPRRCRNRSRYRAGLPRDPGDLRRRSVPGRAGMRLQRALKKGTTSHLAQP from the exons ATGAATCCTTGCACGAGCAACGACAACAGCCCTGAGGGCGGTTTCCCGTCTCCTGAGGGATGCGGCGGGGCCTCGCCCGCGGGCACCGCACGCACCTTtggcggcggggccggagggGCGGCGGCTGCGCGGCCCCGGGAGCGCGAGCGCCGCCCGCGCCGCGGCTCTGCCCGCGTTACGCAACGGGTAACGGAGCGGGCGCGCTCCGCGCCGCTTCCTCTCCCGGCCGAAATGCCGGCGCCGGGGCAGCACTCGCTCGCAGCCGCCTCTTTAGTTCGTGCCTCCCGGCCGAGAGAGCggagcagccagcagagccccggCCGCGCGGCCTCAAAGGGAGAGAGAGCGAGCGCCGGCCCCGCGTCCCGGGGCCGCCCCTTCAGCAGCGTGTGGGCCTGCGGGCGAGGAATTGCCGCCGGAGCGAGCGAGCGGCCGGCGCCCCCTCGGGCCTGCGGCAAGGTGACTCGGGGGACGCCCGCCTCCGCCTCGGTGAGGCGCAGaggacagcagctgcagggctgcggGCGGACAGCGCCGCgaggcccggcccggccccacccggccctgagccccgccgcggccccggcgcTACCTGCCGCCCGCGCTGCCTCCGGTACGGCTCCCGGCGCCCCCACGTCCGCATGCGCGGCGGGAGCGCTGCGCACGCGCCCGGGCCCCGCCCACCCCCGCGCGGCCCCGCCcacccccgccccgccccgcccagTGCGCGCGGCCGAGGCGCGGCGGGAGCGCGCCCGGGGTCCCCGCCGGTGCCGCAACCGGAGCCGGTACCGGGCTGGGCTTCCGAGGGACCCAGGAGACCTGCGGAGGCGTTCAGTGCCTGGCAGAGCCGGGATGAGACTCCAGCGGGCACTAAAG aaaggaacaacttcccaccttgctcagccctga
- the LOC129131659 gene encoding uncharacterized protein LOC129131659 isoform X4: MRRGLARGHRTHLWRRGRRGGGCAAPGARAPPAPRLCPRYATGNGAGALRAASSPGRNAGAGAALARSRLFSSCLPAERAEQPAEPRPRGLKGRESERRPRVPGPPLQQRVGLRARNCRRSERAAGAPSGLRQGDSGDARLRLGEAQRTAAAGLRADSAARPGPAPPGPEPRRGPGATCRPRCLRYGSRRPHVRMRGGSAAHAPGPRPPPRGPAHPRPAPPSARGRGAAGARPGSPPVPQPEPVPGWASEGPRRPAEAFSAWQSRDETPAGTKEERNNFPPCSALKMLSGFRGRS; the protein is encoded by the exons ATGCGGCGGGGCCTCGCCCGCGGGCACCGCACGCACCTTtggcggcggggccggagggGCGGCGGCTGCGCGGCCCCGGGAGCGCGAGCGCCGCCCGCGCCGCGGCTCTGCCCGCGTTACGCAACGGGTAACGGAGCGGGCGCGCTCCGCGCCGCTTCCTCTCCCGGCCGAAATGCCGGCGCCGGGGCAGCACTCGCTCGCAGCCGCCTCTTTAGTTCGTGCCTCCCGGCCGAGAGAGCggagcagccagcagagccccggCCGCGCGGCCTCAAAGGGAGAGAGAGCGAGCGCCGGCCCCGCGTCCCGGGGCCGCCCCTTCAGCAGCGTGTGGGCCTGCGGGCGAGGAATTGCCGCCGGAGCGAGCGAGCGGCCGGCGCCCCCTCGGGCCTGCGGCAAGGTGACTCGGGGGACGCCCGCCTCCGCCTCGGTGAGGCGCAGaggacagcagctgcagggctgcggGCGGACAGCGCCGCgaggcccggcccggccccacccggccctgagccccgccgcggccccggcgcTACCTGCCGCCCGCGCTGCCTCCGGTACGGCTCCCGGCGCCCCCACGTCCGCATGCGCGGCGGGAGCGCTGCGCACGCGCCCGGGCCCCGCCCACCCCCGCGCGGCCCCGCCcacccccgccccgccccgcccagTGCGCGCGGCCGAGGCGCGGCGGGAGCGCGCCCGGGGTCCCCGCCGGTGCCGCAACCGGAGCCGGTACCGGGCTGGGCTTCCGAGGGACCCAGGAGACCTGCGGAGGCGTTCAGTGCCTGGCAGAGCCGGGATGAGACTCCAGCGGGCACTAAAG aagaaaggaacaacttcccaccttgctcagccctgaagatgctgtcaggattcagaggaagaagctga
- the VDAC3 gene encoding non-selective voltage-gated ion channel VDAC3 isoform X1: MACPPAYCDLGKSARDVFNKGYGFGMVKLELKTKSSSGVEFNAVGSSNTDTGKASGSLETKYKDKCHGLTFTQKWNTDNTLGTEICVENKMVDGLKVALDTTFVPNTGKKSGKLKTTYKRDYVHVGCSVDIDLSGPTVYGWAVVGYEGWLAGYQTAFDTAKYKITQRNFALGYKAEDFQLHTNVNDGTEFGGSIYQKVTNKVETSVNLAWTAGSNNTRFGIAGRYQLDEKSSVAAKVNNASLIGIGYTHTLRPGVKLTLSGLIDGKNFAAGGHKLGLAFELEA; the protein is encoded by the exons ATGGCTTGCCCACCGGCATACTGTGACTTGGGAAAGTCTGCCAGGGATGTGTTCAACAAGGGATATG gaTTTGGAATGGTCAAGTTGGAGTTGAAGACCAAGTCCTCCAGTGGGGTG GAATTCAATGCAGTCGGTTCCTCCAACACGGACACGGGCAAGGCTTCGGGCAGTCTGGAGACCAAATACAAGGACAAATGCCATGGGCTTACATTCACTCAGAAGTGGAACACAGATAACACATTGGGAACAGAAATTTGTGTCGAGAATAAA ATGGTTGACGGGTTGAAGGTGGCTCTTGACACTACATTTGTACCAAACACAGG GAAGAAGAGTGGGAAGTTGAAGACCACCTACAAAAGAGATTATGTCCATGTAGGCTGCAGCGTAGACATTGATCTCTCTGGGCCAACTGTTTATGGCTGGGCAGTGGTGGGCTATGAAGGGTGGCTTGCTGGCTACCAGACAGCTTTTGATACAGCCAAGTACAAGATCACACAAAGGAACTTTGCCTTGGGATACAAGGCTGAGGACTTTCAGCTGCACACTAATGT GAACGATGGCACTGAGTTTGGTGGGTCAATTTATCAGAAGGTCACTAATAAGGTGGAGACCTCAGTCAATCTTGCATGGACTGCTGGCAGTAACAACACACGTTTTGGTATTGCTGGAAGGTACCAGCTGGATGAGAAGTCTTCTGTTGCG gCCAAAGTGAACAATGCCAGCCTCATTGGAATTGGTTACACTCACACCCTCCGACCTG GTGTAAAGCTGACACTCTCAGGCTTGATTGATGGCAAGAATTTCGCTGCTGGAGGTCACAAACTCGGGCTGGCATTTGAGCTGGAAGCTTAA